A genomic region of Palaemon carinicauda isolate YSFRI2023 chromosome 11, ASM3689809v2, whole genome shotgun sequence contains the following coding sequences:
- the LOC137649180 gene encoding P-selectin glycoprotein ligand 1-like, translating to MNTIPGNLIRTLLWNVKQDITEVQAWEVESTEIEAWEAESTELGAWGVESTEIEAWEAESTELGAWEAESTELEAWKAESTELEAWEAESTELEAWEAESTELEAWEAESTELEAWEAESTEIGAWEAESTEIGAWEVEWTEIKACEVESTEIEACEVESTEIEAWEAESTEFKAWEVESTELGAWEVESTEIGAWEAESTELEAWEAKSTELEAWEAKSTELEAWEVKSTELEAWEAESTDLGAWEVESTEHGAWEAETTELVAWEVEWTEIEACEVESI from the exons ATGAATACGATCCCTGGAA ATCTTATACGGACGTTACTATGGAATGTCAAACAAGATATAACTGAAGTCCAGGCTTGGGAGGTAGAATCAACCGAGATCGAGGCTTGGGAGGCCGAATCGACAGAGCTCGGGGCTTGGGGGGTAGAATCAACCGAGATCGAGGCTTGGGAGGCCGAATCGACCGAGCTCGGGGCTTGGGAGGCCGAATCGACCGAGCTCGAGGCTTGGAAG GCCGAATCGACCGAGCTCGAGGCTTGGGAGGCCGAATCGACCGAACTCGAGGCTTGGGAGGCCGAATCGACCGAGCTCGAGGCTTGGGAGGCCGAATCGACCGAGCTCGAGGCTTGGGAGGCCGAATCGACAGAGATCGGGGCTTGGGAGGCCGAATCGACCGAGATCGGGGCTTGGGAGGTAGAATGGACCGAGATCAAGGCTTGCGAGGTAGAATCGACCGAGATCGAGGCTTGCGAGGTAGAATCGACCGAGATCGAGGCTTGGGAGGCCGAATCAACCGAGTTCAAGGCTTGGGAGGTCGAATCGACCGAGCTCGGGGCTTGGGAGGTCGAATCGACCGAGATCGGGGCTTGGGAGGCCGAATCGACCGAGCTCGAGGCTTGGGAGGCCAAATCGACCGAGCTTGAGGCTTGGGAGGCCAAATCGACCGAGCTTGAGGCTTGGGAGGTCAAATCGACCGAGCTCGAGGCTTGGGAGGCCGAATCGACCGACCTCGGGGCTTGGGAGGTCGAATCGACTGAGCACGGGGCTTGGGAGGCCGAAACGACCGAGCTCGTGGCTTGGGAGGTAGAATGGACCGAGATCGAGGCTTGCGAGGTAGAATCAATATAG